CGAGCGGCGGATCGTCGGTTATCCGGGCTTCGGCGACACGCCGCGCGATCCGTCCGTCGACGATTTCGACAGCCTCGTGCGCCATGTGCTCGATACGATCGACCGGCCCACCGCCGTGATCGCGCAATCGATGGGCGGCGTGATCGCGATGCGCGCGGCGCTCGACAAGCCGGATCTCGTCACGCATCTGGTGCTGACGGTCACGTCCGGCGGACTCGACATGGCAGGGCTCGGCGCACAGGACTGGCGCACCGGTTTCGCGGAAGCGAACCCGCAGTTGCCCGACTGGTTCATGACGTTTCGCGCCGATCTGTCGCAAGACATCGGCCGTATCACGCAGCCGGCGCTGCTGCTGTGGGGCGACGACGATCCGGTCAGCCCCGTCGCGGCCGGCCGGCGCCTGCTCGAACGGCTGCCCGATGCGCGGCTGCACGTCGTGCCGGGCGGCCGGCACGATCTCGCGGCCGTGCATGCGCACACGCTCGCGCCGCTCGTCGACGCGCATCTGCAGCGCACGTAACGCCGCCCGCTTCAGCCTGAACCCGACGATGCGGCGCGTTCGCGCCGCGTCGCGTCACCCTGCGTTCCTCAGCGTCAGCCGCGCCTCGATCCCGCCGCCATCCGGCCGGTTGTTCAGCGTGAGCGTGCCGCCCATCGCGAGCGCGAGCTGCCGCGCGATCGCGAGGCCGAGCCCCGTGCCGCCCGTCTCGCGATTGCGCGACGTCTCCACGCGCCGGAACGGCTCGAACACCGCGTCGAGCTGATCGTCCGGAATGCCGGGCCCGCGGTCGAGCACGGCGATCACCGCGCCGCCATCCGGCGCGGCGTGCACGTCGATCTCGGCCGCGCCCGCGAACTTCAGCGCGTTGTCGACGAGGTTGCCGACGATGCGGCGCAGCGCCTTCGGCCGCGTGACGAGCGCGAGCGGCGCGCGGCTGTGCAGCGCGACGTCCTGCCCCGCATCGGTGTAGTCGCACACGATGCTGTCGAGCAGCGCATCGAGATCGATGCGGCGCGCGGCTTCCTCGGTGCCATGCAGCGTCCGCGCGTACGCGACGCCCTCCTTCACCAGATGCT
The sequence above is drawn from the Burkholderia stabilis genome and encodes:
- a CDS encoding alpha/beta fold hydrolase, producing the protein MPVPSQLLFLPGASGSTAFWQPLASRLTHPAERRIVGYPGFGDTPRDPSVDDFDSLVRHVLDTIDRPTAVIAQSMGGVIAMRAALDKPDLVTHLVLTVTSGGLDMAGLGAQDWRTGFAEANPQLPDWFMTFRADLSQDIGRITQPALLLWGDDDPVSPVAAGRRLLERLPDARLHVVPGGRHDLAAVHAHTLAPLVDAHLQRT